The Alnus glutinosa chromosome 7, dhAlnGlut1.1, whole genome shotgun sequence genome includes a region encoding these proteins:
- the LOC133873433 gene encoding receptor-like protein 6, with the protein MLVQNLSELMELYLDWVNISAQGFEWCEALSSSLPNLRVLSMSGCYLSGPLNSSLLNLHSLSVIRLDINNFSSSVPEFFVDFKNLTSLCFSSSGLNGKFPKKIFQIPTLQKLDLTDNGLLQGSLPEFPLNGSLQTLMLRYTRFAGTLPSSVGNLKMLSLIDLAGCNFSGEIPNSMGNLTQLRYLDMSLNSFNGSIPSFSMGKNLIQIVISNNNLTGQIASTQWEKLLNLVTLDLSYNSLEGSIPVSLFSLPSLQELGLRNNRFSGSLNEFSNVSSYLLETFDLSYNNLKGPIPMFIFELRGLERLSLSSNNFSGSLQLDMIQQLGNLSKMSLSHNNSLIEYTEHGSSLSSFPQMITLSLASTKLKTFPDFLRNQSKLRDLDLSDNQIIGEIPNWIWKLPNLYTLNLSYNYLVTLDLPLLNISSLSVLDLHSNQLQGQLLVVPPYATYLDFSTNNFSFIIPVDIGNSLTYAYFFSFSSNKLHGSIPGSYAVLQIFLF; encoded by the coding sequence ATGCTCGTTCAAAACCTTTCAGAGCTTATGGAACTTTATCTTGATTGGGTAAATATATCAGCTCAAGGGTTTGAGTGGTGTGAGGCCTTATCATCTTCACTACCAAATCTAAGAGTGTTGAGCATGTCAGGTTGTTATCTTTCAGGGCCTCTTAATTCCTCCTTACTGAATCTTCACTCTCTCTCAGTTATTCGTTTGGatattaacaatttttctaGTTCAGTTCCAGAATTTTTTGTAGATTTCAAAAATTTGACATCCTTGTGTTTCTCTTCTTCTGGGTTAAATGGAAAATTTCCAAAAAAGATTTTTCAGATTCCCACCCTACAAAAGCTTGACTTAACAGATAATGGACTACTTCAAGGTTCTTTGCCAGAATTTCCTTTAaatggatctcttcaaaccctGATGCTTAGATACACAAGGTTTGCGGGGACATTGCCATCTTCTGTTGGTAACCTTAAAATGTTATCCCTAATAGATCTTGCAGGTTGCAATTTCAGTGGAGAAATCCCAAACTCAATGGGAAACCTTACCCAATTGCGTTATTTGGACATGTCACTCAACAGTTTCAATGGGTCAATTCCATCATTCAGCATGGGTAAGAATTTGATCCAAATAGTcatttccaataataatttgaCGGGTCAAATTGCTTCTACCCAGTGGGAAAAACTTTTGAATTTGGTGACTCTTGACTTGAGTTACAATTCATTGGAAGGGAGCATTCCAGTTTCTCTATTTTCCCTTCCATCATTGCAGGAACTAGGACTTCGCAACAACCGATTTTCTGGTTCACTCAATGAATTTTCGAATGTTTCTTCTTATCTACTGGAAACCTTTGATTTGAGTTATAACAACTTGAAAGGGCCAATACCCATGTTTATCTTTGAGCTCCGAGGTCTTGAGAGACTCTCACTTTCTTCGAACAACTTTAGCGGCTCCTTGCAACTTGACATGATTCAGCAGTTGGGAAATCTTTCGAAGATGTCTCTTTCGCACAACAACTCGTTGATTGAATATACTGAACATGGTTCTTCATTGTCCTCCTTTCCCCAAATGATCACATTAAGCTTGGCTTCTACCAAATTGAAAACATTTCCTGACTTCTTGAGAAACCAATCCAAATTAAGAGATCTTGACCTTTCAGACAACCAAATTATAGGAGAGATTCCCAATTGGATTTGGAAGCTTCCTAATCTTTATACATTGAATCTCTCTTATAACTACCTAGTGACTTTGGATTTGCCTCTACTAAATATTTCTTCTTTGAGTGTCCTGGACCTTCACTCCAACCAACTTCAGGGGCAACTCTTGGTTGTACCACCGTATGCCACATACTTGGATTTCTCGACGAATAATTTCAGCTTTATCATACCAGTTGACATTGGCAACTCCCTTACTTATGcttatttcttctctttttcaagCAATAAGTTACATGGGAGTATCCCTGGATCATATGCAGTGCTACAAATCTTCTTGTTTTAG
- the LOC133873434 gene encoding receptor-like protein 18 translates to MEDLTLGVLNLRSNNLTGSISDVFRSNCGLQTLDLNENQLEGKLSKSLAKCKKLEVLDIGNNYIKDTFPCYLKNIIMLRVLVLRSNEFYGPVGCPGRNATWPKLQIKDIASNNFTTLSGYVYYQDVVTVTAKGQPMELVKILTIFISLDFSCNNFEGPIFEEIGELKSLYIFNLFHNSFTGQIPQSLGKLTYLKSLDLSSNKLTGEIHVQLADGLIFLSVVNLSFNQLVRKIPQIKQFDTFSETLYDGNNGLCGFPMRGKCTHEELRSSPPTYEDTHSNFGNAIDWNFLSDELRFVFGFGIVVGPLMFWKRWRIYMLL, encoded by the exons ATGGAGGATCTAACCCTAGGGGTGCTGAATTTAAGGAGCAACAATCTCACTGGCTCAATTTCTGATGTGTTCCGAAGCAATTGTGGTTTACAAACTTTAGATCTCAACGAAAACCAACTAGAAGGAAAGTTGTCAAAATCTTTGGCCAAGTGCAAAAAGTTGGAGGTCTTGGACATTGGGAACAATTACATTAAGGATACCTTCCCATGCTACTTGAAGAACATAATCATGTTGCGTGTCCTTGTTTTGCGATCTAATGAATTTTATGGGCCTGTTGGTTGTCCTGGGCGTAATGCCACTTGGCCAAAGCTTCAAATTAAAGACATAGCTTCAAACAATTTTACTA CTTTGTCTGGGTATGTTTATTATCAAGATGTTGTAACAGTTACCGCCAAAGGTCAACCGATGGAGCTGGTGAAGATTTTAACTATCTTCATCTCCCTTGACTTTTCATGCAACAATTTTGAGGGGCCAATATTTGAAGAAATAGGAGAACTCAAATCACTGTATATCTTCAACTTGTTTCATAATTCTTTCACAGGCCAAATCCCACAATCTCTAGGAAAATTGACTTATCTTAAGTCACTGGACTTGTCAAGCAACAAGCTTACCGGTGAGATTCATGTCCAACTTGCAGACGGTCTTATTTTCCTATCAGTCGTTAACctttcgttcaatcaattggtGAGAAAGATTCCACAGATCAAACAATTTGATACATTCTCGGAAACTTTGTATGACGGGAACAATGGATTATGTGGCTTTCCTATGAGAGGAAAATGCACACATGAAGAGCTGAGATCATCACCTCCAACATATGAAGACACTCATTCGAATTTTGGGAATGCAATTGACTGGAACTTCTTAAGTGATGAATTGAGATTTGTTTTTGGCTTTGGGATTGTTGTTGGACCTCTTATGTTTTGGAAGAGGTGGAGGATATATATGCTACTATAA